In Streptomyces seoulensis, the following are encoded in one genomic region:
- a CDS encoding ATP-grasp domain-containing protein — MVSRVRVWLNRTYAENVFFMDQLRRNPSDRAVEIHATHGDPDSPVLAAADTAALEPEGLSPAGYVEYALDQCARRGIDVFVPRLHQSAIVAHRADFAAAGTALLAPTPEAVAVFEDKVTAYEAVRSVGVPVPPWFRVRTADELLSAVEELEAAGHRACFKPASGAGGVGFRMITRSPFSLAQLSGFPSPYVQLDLAVSALREAEEQVDLLVMPRLEQPEVSVDCLTGPDNRVRLMVGRTKNGRRRGFTLDERWLEPARLIAEGFGLHYLSNIQFRMLGDRPVLLDVNTRAAGGLHQLSLCGVNAPWAAVQLALGEDPGRVEPPFLGQDYAVVSGPRPLGPPTFTDQEPEGSEEAAVRLPAATAPLAASAAVAGAGAALPL; from the coding sequence ATGGTCTCTCGCGTACGCGTCTGGCTCAACCGCACGTACGCGGAGAACGTGTTCTTCATGGATCAGCTCCGGAGAAACCCGAGCGACCGCGCGGTGGAGATCCACGCGACGCACGGCGACCCGGACTCCCCCGTGCTGGCCGCCGCCGACACCGCCGCGCTGGAGCCGGAGGGGCTGTCCCCGGCCGGGTACGTCGAGTACGCGCTCGACCAGTGCGCCCGGCGTGGCATCGATGTCTTCGTGCCCCGGCTGCACCAGTCGGCGATCGTGGCGCACCGCGCCGACTTCGCCGCAGCGGGTACGGCCCTGCTGGCGCCGACGCCCGAGGCGGTGGCGGTGTTCGAGGACAAGGTGACCGCGTACGAGGCGGTCCGCTCGGTGGGCGTGCCGGTGCCGCCGTGGTTCCGGGTCCGCACGGCGGACGAACTCCTCTCTGCCGTTGAGGAGTTGGAGGCGGCCGGTCACCGCGCGTGCTTCAAGCCCGCCTCCGGCGCGGGCGGGGTCGGCTTCCGCATGATCACCCGTTCGCCCTTCTCGCTGGCGCAGCTGAGCGGCTTCCCGAGCCCGTACGTGCAGCTCGACCTCGCCGTGTCGGCGCTGCGGGAGGCCGAGGAGCAGGTGGACCTGCTGGTGATGCCGAGGCTGGAGCAGCCGGAGGTGTCGGTGGACTGCCTGACCGGTCCGGACAACCGGGTCCGGCTGATGGTGGGCCGCACCAAGAACGGCCGGCGTCGGGGCTTCACGCTGGACGAGCGCTGGCTGGAGCCGGCCCGGCTGATCGCGGAGGGCTTCGGGCTGCACTATCTGTCCAACATCCAGTTCCGCATGCTGGGCGACCGGCCGGTGCTGCTGGACGTCAACACGCGGGCGGCGGGCGGGCTGCACCAGCTCTCGTTGTGCGGGGTCAACGCCCCTTGGGCCGCTGTACAGTTGGCGCTGGGCGAGGACCCCGGCAGGGTCGAGCCGCCGTTCCTGGGCCAGGACTACGCGGTGGTCTCCGGGCCGCGCCCGCTGGGCCCGCCGACCTTCACGGATCAGGAGCCCGAGGGCTCCGAGGAGGCGGCGGTCCGCCTGCCCGCGGCCACCGCCCCGCTCGCCGCGTCGGCCGCCGTGGCCGGAGCCGGAGCCGCGCTGCCGCTGTAG
- a CDS encoding 4'-phosphopantetheinyl transferase family protein — protein MIEELLPDTVVAVESCGVPDDDPDTALFPEERALVDRAVAKRRLEFTSARVCARRAMEKLGRAPAAVPTGERGAPVWPDGLLGSMTHCDGYRCAALARAGDLASLGIDAETHEPLPEGVLDAVSLPAERDRLRALTATHPGVHYDRLLFSAKESVYKAWFPLTRAWLDFSEADIELVPTHAGRGTFHARLLVPGPLVGGVRLTGFDGRWRTGDGLVLTAVTVPAP, from the coding sequence GTGATCGAGGAGCTGCTGCCGGACACGGTGGTCGCCGTGGAGTCCTGCGGCGTACCCGACGACGACCCGGACACCGCGCTCTTTCCCGAGGAGCGGGCGCTGGTGGACCGCGCGGTCGCCAAGCGGCGCCTGGAGTTCACCTCCGCCCGGGTCTGCGCCCGGCGCGCGATGGAGAAGCTCGGCCGGGCGCCCGCCGCCGTGCCGACCGGCGAGCGCGGCGCACCCGTCTGGCCGGACGGCCTGCTCGGCAGCATGACCCACTGCGACGGCTACCGGTGCGCGGCCCTGGCCCGCGCGGGCGACCTCGCCTCGCTCGGCATCGACGCCGAGACGCACGAACCGCTGCCCGAGGGCGTGCTCGACGCCGTCTCCCTGCCCGCCGAGCGCGACCGCCTCCGCGCGCTGACCGCCACCCACCCCGGTGTGCACTACGATCGGCTGCTGTTCAGCGCCAAGGAGTCCGTGTACAAGGCGTGGTTCCCACTGACCCGCGCCTGGCTGGACTTCTCCGAGGCCGACATCGAGCTGGTCCCCACCCACGCCGGCCGAGGCACCTTCCACGCCCGGCTCCTCGTGCCGGGCCCCCTGGTGGGCGGGGTCCGCCTGACCGGGTTCGACGGCCGCTGGCGCACCGGGGACGGACTGGTCCTGACGGCGGTGACCGTACCGGCGCCCTGA